From Helicoverpa armigera isolate CAAS_96S chromosome 29, ASM3070526v1, whole genome shotgun sequence, the proteins below share one genomic window:
- the LOC110383588 gene encoding uncharacterized protein LOC110383588 isoform X2, with protein sequence MNSLIFYSLFLFFPGLLVCASTIVLKTPYHFNYNVDDVLRMDINMINLPPNMDSYAVHSGQNYKLYDKSNLSDWNKYHVKINGKAMNNSHISIQLLTFDKGYLYSCTIVHIAQGRPKNDNSLRSKQNETDFCLNDKHCKILLDFRHSCSEKIPYFNCSSIDRLIVCTKHRYNQATFTWKQFYDDGLYIGNTPEIKATITKFIFNVEYFDNNTFVKVLPGNSISNKIIVDPDVIPDDKNISKLTFTDSTDIEFDCEIYLQQTKYVYVGLINTTENKITTLNTALMNNKYGEKYNGSILCCLYYTKFELPPEKYVQRYVKNKTLLLYSTEELADSGITTDLTVLYASVTAAVLILAVAITIVVIKRCCNKTPSSSEPKPAPRKRWEPFYVNKLLQLRKECDREIEAERQAQEPVYEEIS encoded by the exons ATgaattctttaattttttattctcttttcTTGTTTTTTCCTGGACTTTTGGTTTGTGCTTCTA CGATTGTTCTAAAAACTCCATACCATTTCAACTACAATGTAGATGATGTTTTGAGAATGGATATTAACATGATCAATTTACCGCCGAATATGGATTCCTACGCTGTTCATTCTGGTCAAAACT ATAAATTATATGACAAATCTAACCTCTCAGATTGGAATAAATACCATGTTAAAATCAATGGAAAAGCAATGAATAACTCACATATTTCCATTCAATTGCTAACGTTTGATAAGGGATACTTGTACTCATGTACCATCGTGCACATAGCCCAAGGACGACCGAAAAATGATAATAGCTTGCGATCCA AACAAAACGAAACTGACTTCTGTTTAAATGACAAACATTGTAAGATTCTTTTGGATTTTCGACATTCTTGTTCAG aaaaaataccTTATTTCAATTGTTCATCGATTGATCGACTCATCGTATGCACCAAACATAGATACAACCAAGCTACATTTACGTGGAAACAGTTCTATGATGATG GTTTGTACATAGGTAATACACCAGAGATAAAAGCGACGataacaaaatttatatttaatgtagAATACTTCGATAACAACACATTTGTGAAAGTATTGCCAGGCAATTCtatatctaataaaataattgtggaTCCTGATGTTATCc ctgatgacaaaaatattagCAAACTGACGTTTACAGACTCAACCGATATTGAATTCGattgtgaaatatatttacagcaaacaaaat ATGTATACGTAGGCCTTATTAACACAACAGAAAACAAGATAACGACACTGAATACTGcattaatgaataataaatatggtGAAAAATATAACGGtagtattttatgttgtttgtatTACACGAAATTTGAACTACCACCTGAAAAATATGTACAACGATATGTAAAGAATAAGACACTGTTATTATATTCTACTGAAGAACTTG ctgATTCTGGCATTACAACAGATCTTACAGTGCTATATGCGTCTGTTACTGCCGCAGTGCTCATTCTTGCAGTCGCAATAACAATTGTAGTTATAAAACGTTGTTGTAATAAGACGCCTTCATCATCAGAACCAAAACCTGCACCAAGGAAACGA
- the LOC110383588 gene encoding uncharacterized protein LOC110383588 isoform X1: MNSLIFYSLFLFFPGLLVCASTIVLKTPYHFNYNVDDVLRMDINMINLPPNMDSYAVHSGQNYKLYDKSNLSDWNKYHVKINGKAMNNSHISIQLLTFDKGYLYSCTIVHIAQGRPKNDNSLRSKQNETDFCLNDKHCKILLDFRHSCSEKIPYFNCSSIDRLIVCTKHRYNQATFTWKQFYDDGLYIGNTPEIKATITKFIFNVEYFDNNTFVKVLPGNSISNKIIVDPDVIPDDKNISKLTFTDSTDIEFDCEIYLQQTKYVYVGLINTTENKITTLNTALMNNKYGEKYNGSILCCLYYTKFELPPEKYVQRYVKNKTLLLYSTEELADSGITTDLTVLYASVTAAVLILAVAITIVVIKRCCNKTPSSSEPKPAPRKRWEPFYENKLLLLRKECDREIEAERQAQEPVYEEIS; this comes from the exons ATgaattctttaattttttattctcttttcTTGTTTTTTCCTGGACTTTTGGTTTGTGCTTCTA CGATTGTTCTAAAAACTCCATACCATTTCAACTACAATGTAGATGATGTTTTGAGAATGGATATTAACATGATCAATTTACCGCCGAATATGGATTCCTACGCTGTTCATTCTGGTCAAAACT ATAAATTATATGACAAATCTAACCTCTCAGATTGGAATAAATACCATGTTAAAATCAATGGAAAAGCAATGAATAACTCACATATTTCCATTCAATTGCTAACGTTTGATAAGGGATACTTGTACTCATGTACCATCGTGCACATAGCCCAAGGACGACCGAAAAATGATAATAGCTTGCGATCCA AACAAAACGAAACTGACTTCTGTTTAAATGACAAACATTGTAAGATTCTTTTGGATTTTCGACATTCTTGTTCAG aaaaaataccTTATTTCAATTGTTCATCGATTGATCGACTCATCGTATGCACCAAACATAGATACAACCAAGCTACATTTACGTGGAAACAGTTCTATGATGATG GTTTGTACATAGGTAATACACCAGAGATAAAAGCGACGataacaaaatttatatttaatgtagAATACTTCGATAACAACACATTTGTGAAAGTATTGCCAGGCAATTCtatatctaataaaataattgtggaTCCTGATGTTATCc ctgatgacaaaaatattagCAAACTGACGTTTACAGACTCAACCGATATTGAATTCGattgtgaaatatatttacagcaaacaaaat ATGTATACGTAGGCCTTATTAACACAACAGAAAACAAGATAACGACACTGAATACTGcattaatgaataataaatatggtGAAAAATATAACGGtagtattttatgttgtttgtatTACACGAAATTTGAACTACCACCTGAAAAATATGTACAACGATATGTAAAGAATAAGACACTGTTATTATATTCTACTGAAGAACTTG ctgATTCTGGCATTACAACAGATCTTACAGTGCTATATGCGTCTGTTACTGCCGCAGTGCTCATTCTTGCAGTCGCAATAACAATTGTAGTTATAAAACGTTGTTGTAATAAGACGCCTTCATCATCAGAACCAAAACCTGCACCAAGGAAACGA TGGGAACCATTTTATGAGAATAAGCTGTTGCTGTTACGCAAAGAATGTGACAGAGAAATTGAGGCTGAACGACAAGCACAGGAACCGGTGTATGAAGAGATTTCGTGA